From the genome of Leptospira langatensis:
AGAAAACAATGTCGAATTCAACAAGTTACCAAGAAGAAGGTTCCGCAAGTCTGGAAGCCAAGAAGGAGAAATGGATCAAGACCGCTAAATGGATCTACTGGACTCTGATCCTGTTCATCTCGATCACAATGATCATGGCCGGGGTCGGTTACCTGGCGAGCTTTCAACCGAATGTGGATGGGATTCTTCTTTTAGGATATCCTGTTTATATTTTGAAGATTCTAGGCACTGCAAAGGTGCTAGGTGGACTGGGCCTTCTTCAGAATAGATTTAAGACTTTGAAAGAATGGGCCTATTCGGGATATTCATTCAATTTGCTGGGAGCTGCCGCTTCTTACGCATTGTCCGGAGTGGGTTACGGAAAGATGATGATCCCTCTGACCCTCTTTTTTCTTCTGATGATCACGTATCGTCAATGGAAAACGGGTTGGATGTGAGAAAAAGAATATATTCAATATTCTGAATATTTAAAGGAGAAGGAAATGAAAGAATTCATGCTGCTTTTTAGACAGCCAAGTTATGATTATAGCAATGCGTCTCCCAAGGAGATGGAGGCTCTCGGAAAGAAATGGAAGGAATGGGTGAGCGGGATCGCCGCCCAGGGAAAACTCGCAAGCCATGGACCTAGACTCGCCTTAGAAGGAAAGGTATTGAAAGCGGGAGGAGTAGTTACCGACGGACCATTCGTGGAGATCCGTGAAAGACTGGGAAGCTTCATTATCGTCAAGGCGGAGAGTCTGGAAGAAGCGACCACCTTGGCTCACGGCTGCCCGGCAGTAGACGCGAATGGTAGTGTGGAGATCCGACCTATCTACGAATAGATTGTAGGCCAATGGAAGAAGATCAGGAATCCTTAAAATACTTATTCCAGCAGGAGTTTTCCAAAATGGTCGCAGTGATCAGCGGCCTTTATGGTCTACAGCATATAGAGATCGCCGAGGACATCGTTAGCGAGACCTTTTTGCTTGCTGCTGAAAACTGGGGGCTCAAGGGACTTCCTCCGAATCCGACTGCTTGGCTCTATGTGGTAGCAAAGCAAAAGACTCTCTATTATTTCAGAAGGAATAAGATTTTCCAAAATAAGATCCTTCCGGAGATCGCTCCTAAGACGGAAGATCCGGAAGGATCGGAGGAGCTAAACTTCTCCGAGGAGAATATAAAGGATAGTCAATTGAGAATGCTGTTCGCGATCTGTAATCCTGCGATCGCTAGCGAGGCTCAGATCGGTCTAGCCCTACGGATTCTTTGTGGGTTCGGAATAGACGAGATCGCGGAAGCCTTCCTTACGAATAAGGAAACGGTAAACAAGAGAC
Proteins encoded in this window:
- a CDS encoding DoxX family protein, coding for MSNSTSYQEEGSASLEAKKEKWIKTAKWIYWTLILFISITMIMAGVGYLASFQPNVDGILLLGYPVYILKILGTAKVLGGLGLLQNRFKTLKEWAYSGYSFNLLGAAASYALSGVGYGKMMIPLTLFFLLMITYRQWKTGWM
- a CDS encoding YciI family protein, translating into MKEFMLLFRQPSYDYSNASPKEMEALGKKWKEWVSGIAAQGKLASHGPRLALEGKVLKAGGVVTDGPFVEIRERLGSFIIVKAESLEEATTLAHGCPAVDANGSVEIRPIYE